A stretch of the Capsicum annuum cultivar UCD-10X-F1 chromosome 10, UCD10Xv1.1, whole genome shotgun sequence genome encodes the following:
- the LOC107843915 gene encoding heat stress transcription factor B-3: MGNLEGDQSERTLLEYVRKSSTPPFLLKTYMLVEDPATDDIISWNSDGSAFIVRQPAEFARDLLPTLFKHCNFSSFVRQLNTYGFRKIATSRWEFSNDLFRRGDKDLLCDIRRKKAWTNKQQPNKNNKKETDNEDQRSSSSTSSSSSLEYNSLIDENKRLKKENGALNSELSSINKKCKELIDIVSMLAENSEKEEEEKEGQIKGNKRPKLFGVRLEVEEEMEKKRKRVEFNEIASVFLSQLCK, translated from the exons ATGGGGAATTTAGAGGGTGATCAAAGTGAAAGGACATTGTTAGAGTATGTAAGAAAGTCATCAACACCACCATTCTTGCTAAAAACCTACATGTTGGTGGAAGATCCGGCGACCGACGACATCATTTCTTGGAATTCCGATGGATCGGCGTTCATAGTCCGGCAGCCGGCGGAGTTCGCCAGAGATTTGCTTCCAACACTTTTCAAACATTGCAATTTTTCCAGCTTTGTCAGGCAACTCAATACCTAT GGTTTTCGCAAAATTGCAACTAGCCGATGGGAGTTCAGCAACGACTTGTTTCGCAGGGGAGACAAGGATTTACTATGTGATATTCGTCGAAAAAAAGCATGGACAAACAAACAACaaccaaacaaaaacaacaagaaagaaACAGATAATGAAGATCAAAGGTCatcatcatcaacttcttcttcatcatcattagAGTACAATAGCCTTATTGATGAGAACAAAAGGCTAAAAAAGGAAAATGGAGCATTAAACTCTGAGCTTTCATCAATAAATAAGAAATGCAAAGAACTTATTGACATAGTGTCCATGTTGGCTGAAAATtcagagaaagaagaagaagaaaaagaagggcAAATTAAAGGTAATAAAAGGCCAAAGTTGTTTGGTGTAAGGttagaagttgaagaagaaatggagaagaagagaaaaagagttgAGTTTAATGAAATTGCTAGTGTTTTTCTATCTCAATTATGCAAATAA